In the genome of Aedes aegypti strain LVP_AGWG chromosome 2, AaegL5.0 Primary Assembly, whole genome shotgun sequence, the window GCGTTAAAACTGAATGATTATTCATGGTCGCCTTGGAATGTCTcttaagtgactataagtcacctgaaaagatcaaaaatggaataaatgatttacttggattttacccacagttatggatcaactgaagagcatttttcagaacaaaacatgatcaaaaaacATAGTAAcgttgtacaaaacaaaatcacGGGGCAGtggcaaatatatttttttttcgagaatataGTTATTTTCGAGAATACACCTGATAATTtgcggttatttacgaaaaggtgtcattttctataaaaatttcaaacgttgtctATCCCACAGATGTGTATCAGTGAGAGAGGAtggtccttattatggatcaaatcgactcatacactataaaagcaatttatttgcgagctaaacgaatggtgtgccagtgaaagcatacgttttggcgtttgtttatgaatcaacgcttctgggaatacgattGACATTTTATATCCTATGAATGGAAATAATTTGCTCAAGCTTATTatgattgattgcgatgctgtacaggTTTATGGTTCACGGTAAAATGtattctgcgtaattgcaactatatccgatgagatattcccgtatTTATCCAACTTTGATTCATAGCTGTGTGCTacccataactgtggggtgactgtagtccAAGTAATGATTATAAAAAAGAAAACGCAATCTGGCATTCGTTGGAAAGGGGTATTTGAAGAATATTATTCCGTTGACTTTGTCAAAAGTCATCTCAATAATATAACTGATTTAAAAAAGCAAGACCTATGTTCGAGGTCAGTGTGTCATgtgaacatttccagaaacctggaggaaatttccagaaccccactcagtaccGTCGATGTCAAAAGGGGGGGAGGGGAATAGTACTAAACAttaccgcatggatgctaacaaaaattcttctcacgataaggacgtctgtcctgtgaagaaGCATACCAAAAAGTGTGTATGCGCAAACTGCGGGAGCAATCATAATAACTTTTGGCATTGCCTTTTCCCGCAAACTAATTGTTGAGGCTCGTACCAGCTAGATGAACGGCAACGTTTTTTGTTTCCGGAATTCCCTAGagagaatctccaacaattctcatttATCATTTAACGATCGCTTACTTAATattcatacccatcaggtaaattataatcatgctcattcaaatGCTAAATCTATTTCATCAGTTACCCGTTTGAATGGAAATCCGAGCAAATTCTTACGCCCATATTGGCGCAGCGAATTCCTGCTCCTCTCCTTCTAATTTTATTTCTACAGATAATCATTCTTTTtagttcaaatcaaatggaaccACCCCTGCTTATGCCACCACGGGTTACTTCTATTCCGTATCTTCATCAACGTAAAATACCAACAGAAAATAATCGGATTATGCATCTACTTCTAGTAACACGTCttcctctgattttgattttttaactgcgcaattgaatcaaatgattcgATGAATGTTCAAAACTACCACACTGACTggagcagtccaagttggtataaaatctatataaataaaaatggagtggtgtttgtatgtcacgaaatgtcgAAGAGCTGGTTTATTGcttgttgtttttttattcaatccGGCAGAGACTCTTAACCATAGCCAAGACAACTCGTTCAAAAAGTGGAAGTACGCCACTCTCTACAGCCATAGCAATTGCAGGTGATGTGCGGAAAGCTCCAGATGTCGTTTGTAAAAGTTGGTTAAATGTTGGTTTATAAAGCTTGACACATTTCGAACTGAATAATTCGATCCCATATAGCATCTTCGacacgattgtgctacttttccccgaatgacccgtttccccgaatgccatttccccgaatgccatttccccgattgccatttccccgaatgacccgctTCCCCGAAAAGAgtagcagttcaaataggtgctataatagttttcagtggccggatggtgaattagaaagaacgataagcaatcaaaagaaggaggtatttaatcattctcgactaaaaatttattgccaaaaatgccgaggacgataaaactcgtaagaatcgccaatcaaataaagaagggtgcatgttagatgaccagtacgttcaccctcctgaaatgtataaagttatgacaaatatgagtgccaaaaacttttcggggaagtgggctattcggggaaacgggatattcggggaactggcgttcggggaaacgacattcggggaactgacattcggggaaccgacattcggggaaaagtagcacaacccttcGATACACATATGGCATTTCCTATTCGCCATAAGACTCGGCTCGGCGTTCTCGGCTAGCATGATTTGAAATGGCTTTGATGAAGTGTATTTGCCTTTTGACTGGTTCTACGACTAATTTGCAGTCttatgcatcggtccatagttcTGAGAGAGTGAATTCACTATATCCATTTCCACCACATCAAGCGGCATCACGTCTTCTTCGTCGACGAAGGGGACATCTCGTGTTGCTTGGGGTGCGGTTCGATCAATCAacgaaaaatccatttttgccaatgaacagtttggattccgagatggaCATTTAaacactcatcaacttttacgtgtaacaaatttgattcgttccaacaaatctgaaagctattctactggtcttgctctttttGACATAGAAAAaccattcgacagtgtttggcatgaaagcttgattgtaaaattaaaaaaactttaattttccaacatacattgttagaataattcaaataacTCTGTCAAAtctttcaggttaattatcagaactccaagtctgaaagacttcctgtaagagatggtgttcctcaaggcagcattttgggaccaatattatacaatattttctcatctgacttacctgagttacctcaaggatgtcgaaaatctttgtttgtggatgacacaggcctctccaccaaagaacgaagcctgcatgtcatctgtagtagatcgCAAAAAAGAAATGGatgtttttcttcatacttgcaaaaatggaagatttctcataAGTCTTCCAAAACTCATCTAATAACAtacccacataaaccaaaaactttttatttgaaaccttcaggtAGACATGTTGTtccgatgagaggggttccaataaattggtcagatgaagttaagtatctagataagaatttaatagAAGAATAGTTaagctagataagaatttaactttcaaaaatcacgttGAGGGCATTCAAACAAATATATTAAAAGTCTGTATCcactttattttaggaaatcgAAACCAGAAAGGAAGCTCTGTAGAGAATCTATTCTATTCTTttctattctaagtgcttgcacagccaataatgATAAGCATGCTGGAAATACCGGAACATCCgttattttcttgtcagtattaatatttgcagcaggTTTCAGGTTTTCAGTTCATATCGGTCATATTTTTATAGATGGGTTCGTATCAATTTCATCTAACCACAAAATAAGAACATATATAGGCTCAAGGAAACAAAAgggaaaactaaaaataatcaggaacaaactcaccaaattaaGTTGTTGTTGTAAGTATCCAaaacaacccagacaaccaaaatgtacgtataacgaaatcatttggaggctttgtatgtgcaacatttcacttataagatgtcgcgaaaaggccttctacgtacaaaagtggaggcgatatgcgtgcatatattatgtgatgaataataacatacaatgcgagtgtataaatattctaccgaactaacctatgatcttatgcgacttaacttatgataacaaatgttgatttgacagctgctacggattgattcgacttactttgtacgagtgtacgggacgaaacaaaatgtacaaatgaactcagaaaagaagtgttttatgcgaggaagctcatcaatctgacgagtttatccacggtgttttacgggtttgatgtaattagtatgaataaacgagttgtaacatgaacattcttgcgatttctggttgtctgggaactcTCCTAACAGCTGAAATGCAAATTGACTATCTTCGATGCTAGTTCACTTTTTTGACGGTATCAGAATCCACGATCCAAACAACATTCACGTATATCTCATATAATTACTTTTATTCCTGACTTGGGCCATCCCGGAACACTCACTTTTCACTGCAACAATTACACACTCAAATCTGAAAGATACGCATTGTTGTGCTAGTTTttttaagacaatttacaccgtcttcagccaaaggctgcacagactgaagaattactaacattaggcaacggacaacacgaaacacccagtggcCCAgcaatgaatttttcgtttgacgaaaagcttccgactggaacgggaatcgaacccacacttcgtgacacaatacgcctaaataaTTGACGCCTCTacccgcacggccacgaagccccaTAGTTATAAAAACACATTAGTTGTTTccattaacatttttttgtaatctatgtGAGATTTAAAATGTTATGGTGCTAATATTTATCATGTCTTTAGCGTTCCATCTTTGATAACAGTTGCAAAAATGTACGAATCTTCATGAGTTTTTCATCACTGAATAAAAAATTCTCCCGAATCAATAAACTGTAACGAGCATCTCGTTATAATAGCTTGAGGCATTAACTGAAAACAAGCAGTCAAATTATATGTTGAAGAAACTTAAAGAAAGCCCTTTTGAAATATAATGTAGCGTTAAAAACACGAAACGTAACCTATGATGATAAAATCATGTGACATACCCTGTGGAAAATTTAGGGCTCTTTGATGTCTGGAGAAAACTGCCGATATAGTTAGAAATATAAGAAACAATAGTGCAATATCATCCAAAAGATTGAGCTTGATGGTTTATACGAGACCAAAGTTTTTTCTTTCATCAAAACAGTTTAATGgtgattaaaattttgttcttaccaggtatattattattttcacaTCGATCTTACCTGAAAAAGAAGAATTGAAAGAGAACAAGTAAATTTAATGTTCTTTGAACTGTTAAGCTACGAATTGATACTAAATGACATTTTAAATTGAAGACATTTTTACATCGACATTATAAACATTGTTTTGATATGCACccttatatttttgtttacataAACCATATTGAgcacatattgttattatttgttTTACAGTTTTATTGACTACCTCTGCAACCCTTAGAAATGTTGGAAATCATCGATCGAACCAGCTACAAAATCAACCCGACGCAGTTCTTTTAAACAATGATCTTGATTGGAAACTCGTCAAGGTAAGCTACTCATCAGTATATGAACTGAAAATAAACACGGTAATTGTACTTAATCGATTGCCTTCATAATTATCTATTTCAATATGTAGTGTAGAGGTATGACTAGTGATAGCTCGAATTTCCACATTacatatgaacaatatctagcATGATTACAAATAGCTGACCAATAATGAATGATTGAAATTTCTCaatcaaaaatcataaatgtgAGAGCATTAAATGAACAACAAAGCAGTGTTCTCAACAGATACCCATTGAAATAGTTTTCTCTATTTCCAGGAAGTGTTCCATCATGAACAGAAAAACGTAATTTTTTCTCCGTTCTCCATCAAATTGTTGCTTTCCCTGCTGTACGAAGCATCAAAAGAACACAGCAAAACCCGACAGGAACTATCACTCGTTCTGGCTGGCTCAGACCTGGAAAAGAATCGACTATTGtatcaggaattcctggaaagttCCACGGTTAGATGACACTTTTCTATAAGGTTACTTTGTCAAAGCTCATggatatttttgtttgtttttattgtttGCCAGAAAGAAAACAGCAACTATCAGTTCAACGTTGGAACACGGATTTTTACTGATCAAAGGGCGGCCAACGTTTCAGATGCTTATTCCGATTTGGTGCAGAATTGCTACAAAACTAGTATAGAGTCTGTGGAGTTTGACAGTCCCAAAGAGACTGCTAACAAGATCAACGAATGGTGCTTTAACATTACTAATGGACACTTGAAAGATCTAGTAGATGAAGGTTTTAAcataacttttgataaaaattaaacATACAATGATGAATATTTCAATTCGCAGAGCTCATCAAGGACTCAGTAATGGTGATAGTGAACGCTCTGTTCCTGAAAGCTTCGTGGAGAAATTCGTTCAAAGAAGAGCTCAACAGAAAGCGGAATTTCTACGTGTCGGAAAACACCACCGTTGAAGCAGAGTTTATGGAGCAGACTGACATCTACCAATATCTCGACGATCCTGATATGCAGCTTGAAATGGTTCGATTACCTTATAAGGGTCGCCACTTTTCGATGACCATAGTTCTGCCCTACGCAAACCGGTCATTGGGGAAAATGGTCGAGTCCCTCACAGACCAAAACCTGCTGAAACTTGAATCGAACCTACAACGGGACGAAATTGTAGTCATTATTCCCAAATATAAATTCGACTACAGCACAACGCTCAATGATGTGCTGATAAGGGTaagatttaaaataattgaaatgatgaaaaatcCCACTAATCAGATTAAAACCACACGTTTCAGCTGGGAATAACTGAAGTATTCACCGATAAAGCTGAGTTACCGGAACTCTCCGGAGGCAAGAACTCAACATTGGCAGTGTCAAAAATGCTTCAAAAGGCTGGCATTGAAGTCAACGAAAAAGGAACTCTAGCTTTCGCAGCCACAGGTATGCGTGCCGCACCAACAAACGCTGATAACCTCTTGAATCCTAATGCGCAAATGAGCCATGAATGAATCTAATGCAAAATactttattttagaaattcaaCTGGTAAACAAATTCGGCATAGACGATATGCCTATTCAGTTTAAAGCGAACCGACCCTTCATGTTCTACATCAAAGACGAAGATTCGGATGCTGTGCTCTTTGTTGGAAAAGTAGAGAATCCCGTGGCGACGGAAAAACTACCGTAGACTAAACCGTGAGGAGAAACTGAACGCTCTGTGTTACCAAATGAATGACGTTTTTTTAATTGTAGCTTTAATTTTGTGTCTAGCCTAGATCtgtatacgaatgcaaaacgGAATGACGATAATAAAATACTCAGAGTGTGATTccccactttttttttcttcgcgcTACAAATTTCAAGCCCACTTGGATGACAAGTTATAACATTAATGGAATTCAAACGTTGTCTCGTGTTCTCTAAATCACAATCATTCTTATTTGGCAACATAAAGTAGAGATTTATTTACAATGATGCATgactttcgttcaaagttcaaACTATAAGGAAGAAGAGATATTAATTTAAACATTAAGTCTATTAAAACACCACTAGGTATACTTCAAGAACAAAGTGAAACTTTAAAGACAAGGTTGAAGCAATCCGAAGATGCTAATCACAATAGCAACATGGTATTTTTCACATTTCTAAATGCAACCTACAAGCTTAAAAATCCTTTTGGTTGCTTACATTAAGCACTTAGTTGCCTATGCCTATGATTGAGATAGACAATTTTTTTGTctaatttcaaatgcttatattttttcaaaaaatgaaattggatgcatccggAAGCATTCGacgaaaattttgtttcagtaatttactTGGGCACCGAACACCTGAGTTGTTCCGGAATTTTCCACTTGAAATcggaatgccaccggacgcattattcttcttctttctggcgttacgtccccactgggacagagcctgcttctcagcttagtgttcttatgagcacttccacagttattaactgagagcttacaatgccaatgaccatttttgcatgtgtatatcgtgtggcaggtacgaagatactctatgccctgggaagtcgagaaaatttccaacccgaaaagatcctcggccggtgggattcgaacccacgaccctcagcttggtcatgctgaatagctgcgcgtttaccgctacggctatctgggcggaCGCATTATTATTCGTTGCAAATCTTCCAAAACAAAGCCAGTTCCGTTAACTGGTTCCAGAAAATAAGGTCAATGATGTTTACGTCAGATGCAGCAATGTCCGAAATGATTGCAAACtatatttgttttcatataTATGCCTCATTGCCTCTGTAATGAAAAGCTTGctcaatgaaaaaaaagtattttaggttgaaatttaaagtttaaaataagattAAAGTTATTGAAAGATTGACCAAAATAAATCACTCATAATTCTtggtttgtgctaacgtaagaactatcGTACATTTACAATACACGACGTGAgactggacacaacacttattgttcttacaaacataaaaaggaattaaaatttaccttttccgtcgaccggtttcgggctcgatgttgcccaCCTACAGGACGATGTCCAACATTGGACAATAATTATTGAGTATTGAGATGACTATAATTGCCGCTATTGGTATTGAACTGTGGTCAATGTCCAGCGATATTCTCTTCGATAATCTCATCATCGTCGATGACGAAACCCTTGCTAGAGACTGGGCAGCACAAACTTACGATTTGAAGAGAAAGCTCATTGATAGAGAAGCGGTAAGTAAAACTCATCTTGAGTATACATATTTTACACCATACACTATGGGCCTGAAACGCATTCTGGAGGGACACAAATAATAACTCCCTAACGAAGCATTTCCGACATTTCgtgttttcaacattttttttttataaggagGAACATAGATTGGCATAAACGGacagtttgaaatttgaactagTTCATTGAGTCATATTCACATGGCACATCACTCTATAACGATTCACGAGTGTGAAACGTTACCTTTGGGGCTAGTACCAACAGAgtttcttaaaaataggaacttAAGAGACCTCATGTCTGTAAAAAGAGACTAAACCCAACAAAACGAAATTTACTTATTTGACACGTTCCATGCACATTTACACCAAGataccaaaatttaaaactcTGGAATACTATCAAAGCTatgtaaaatttataaaatatatgtaattgtataaaaacatcaatttgattaaaaataCACATACATAATTTTCGCGACATCATTTGTAGAACCTTGCTGGAAGATAAATGTAACGCGGCGCTCATAAAGTGAAATCAACGAGATTCTGCAATTATTGAATATTTCCTTCAAGTTTGACATCACAGTCTGGCCTTATGCAATACATAGCAGGATTGCCTAGAACAAACGCGGATTCTAAAACGTATAACAGAGAAGTTATAGTCGATTATAGAGTGATGTTTAAAAAAGTGCATTGCAGCGAGGATGTCGCGTTACGAAGTGCAAATTCTTTTATTTACCATATTTCAAATTATCAATTACTACAAAGAAAGTAACGTACATTGGAGTTTTCAAGTCCAGGATCCAGGAACTCATTCAGTAACTTCAATTGACTTtcaccgtttttttttcaagaattcaacccgTAATTCAACCCGTAAGACAAttctttgaatttcaaaaataatcgcGCAGTTTTTCTCGAAGATATGAATCAGGAGATTTTCTAaggataccttcaagaatttttccaaaaaagcccaagcaggacagttcggttttgcgtcgtccgatagatttagctccgggttcgcgcgtgttttcgtcgctggagatttttttttttctgttttggagcgtcttgctgggtagtgcttcgtgaagcccaagcaggacagtttttacattcagaaatggaatagtgaaaagtgaaaaattaaaaagtgatttgtttgatttgtgtcctcagtactgttggtttttggctgccctaagttcaccgatccatccggaagtgacaggcagcacataaatttagagaatcaatccggtgagtttgttccagtatgatactttttcttttgtgagccttccggatcgtttttgtccgcgtcgtggaacttctgatcgtttcttgaacggaaaatgttattttcggagtttgataattatgttcagattgcgcattctgtccgggcgggtgttacgcaactaacaatcggttgtggatgctttttaaccgttcgatgaccctggagggatcgattctgcttttcgtataattttgagcagaaaaaccgactgtgttatcctagggtgtttagttcgaacgcgcttcctttcgtttgtcgattatctaaaaatacagtaccacccagtacagtttttcaatgggcacagtacagtttttcaataggcgtgattttttttttacgcgtatcgttattttatacaatccgatgaccctggaccctgctttttactggttattgagcaaaaatattactgcacaatcgacaagcatttagcaaaatactatttatactataaataagctattgttttctcttttgattgccggcattcaaaagattaatttgaaaaaaactaaacgcttaaacaacaaatatttatggtctatcgccagctttctaggcgaatcctgacaatataccttccccaacctccaactccgtagcacttatgagggtgtcgctgagtcggtggcctctcattaagtaagtatcaacatttccttcccctatcccaagttacggtaaagatgggcgtggccgggaatagcgatattcatgcttttagtattcttgtttatgatttgaacaaggtatactcccctgccttgttcttgaaagtagtcaggatgagattattaaaaagaaacatgaatgttgctagtatccaatctacgaagtataccgtaactacgctaacgcttgTGAGTAGCAAACGCATACCAAAGGACAGCGTGCATTATAGTCGAAATGACGCCTAACGGGCTAATCATCAAGAAAGATATCGAATCTTTAACTGAAGTGGTATCAGAGGAGTTCGTAATGCATGTAAGGAGACAACACTTACAGGTTAGGACCAATAATTAGAGAGCTCCACTAAAGTCCCTGTGATGATGTGGATAAAATAGCGAAGCATGTTGTATCCAAAGTGCACGCTTCATTACTTTGAGAGATCGCATGATTGCTAGATGCGGACAAATGCAGGAGGATGAGGATGTTGTAGGGATGACGAATACTGTAATGCAACATCTACAATAGACACTCAGATGATACTAAAATTGCAGTAACAACAGCGCGCCGGCGGAGAGTAGGTTGTAGAGCATTCGCTCCCtcgtgttctttttttttcatttataatagggtacaaaaaaattcaaatgcttGGCCTGTTGTGTATTGGCATGG includes:
- the LOC5563726 gene encoding serine protease inhibitor 27A, with product MPAQCPRFGLSAVHMGVALLFLLTTSATLRNVGNHRSNQLQNQPDAVLLNNDLDWKLVKEVFHHEQKNVIFSPFSIKLLLSLLYEASKEHSKTRQELSLVLAGSDLEKNRLLYQEFLESSTKENSNYQFNVGTRIFTDQRAANVSDAYSDLVQNCYKTSIESVEFDSPKETANKINEWCFNITNGHLKDLVDEELIKDSVMVIVNALFLKASWRNSFKEELNRKRNFYVSENTTVEAEFMEQTDIYQYLDDPDMQLEMVRLPYKGRHFSMTIVLPYANRSLGKMVESLTDQNLLKLESNLQRDEIVVIIPKYKFDYSTTLNDVLIRLGITEVFTDKAELPELSGGKNSTLAVSKMLQKAGIEVNEKGTLAFAATEIQLVNKFGIDDMPIQFKANRPFMFYIKDEDSDAVLFVGKVENPVATEKLP